A stretch of Gemmatimonas aurantiaca T-27 DNA encodes these proteins:
- a CDS encoding ABC transporter permease, whose protein sequence is MMVARLFDRIRHWTVWPMLWKEFLQLRRDRLTFAMMTGLPAVQLLLFGYAIQTDVRKLPTVVVDESRSSESRQLVQVLANTDNFRIITSVPDRHVARRWIERGDARVALVIPPDYQRNLRSGKTGVAQLLIDAADPQSSGAAISGAQLAAQARGAQLLATRYQLQPPVEIRVRPWYNPAQKSAVFIVPGIVGVLLTITMTLITSTAIVRERERGTLEQLIVTPIGKSSLMLGKLIPFMLVGYVQMTVVLSLGVWFFDIPIQGSLPLLYLLSLVFIVASLGVGLLISTVARSQVQAMQLSFFFLLPNILLSGYIFPRAAMPEPAQWLGLLLPLTYFLDILRGVLLKGIGVGDLLRQLGALSLLAFVLFTVSVRRFSKTLD, encoded by the coding sequence ATGATGGTGGCGCGCCTGTTCGATCGCATCCGACACTGGACCGTGTGGCCCATGCTGTGGAAGGAATTTCTGCAGCTCCGGCGCGACCGGCTCACGTTTGCCATGATGACCGGACTACCCGCCGTGCAGTTGTTGCTCTTCGGGTATGCCATCCAGACCGATGTGCGCAAACTGCCCACGGTGGTCGTGGACGAATCCCGTTCCAGCGAGAGTCGTCAGTTGGTGCAGGTGCTCGCCAATACCGACAATTTCCGCATCATCACCAGCGTACCTGATCGCCACGTGGCCAGGCGTTGGATCGAGCGTGGCGACGCGCGGGTGGCGCTGGTCATTCCGCCGGACTACCAGCGCAATCTGCGCAGCGGGAAGACGGGGGTCGCGCAGTTGCTCATCGACGCCGCCGATCCACAGTCATCGGGTGCGGCGATCTCCGGTGCGCAACTCGCTGCCCAGGCACGGGGCGCCCAGCTTCTGGCGACGCGCTACCAGTTGCAGCCGCCTGTCGAGATCCGCGTGCGTCCCTGGTACAATCCCGCGCAGAAGAGTGCGGTGTTCATCGTGCCGGGCATCGTGGGAGTGTTACTCACCATCACCATGACTCTCATCACCAGCACCGCCATCGTGCGGGAGCGCGAACGCGGCACGCTCGAGCAGCTCATCGTCACGCCCATCGGCAAGTCGAGCCTGATGCTGGGGAAGTTGATCCCGTTCATGCTGGTGGGCTATGTGCAGATGACGGTGGTGCTGTCGCTGGGGGTGTGGTTTTTCGACATCCCCATCCAGGGCAGCCTGCCACTGCTGTATCTGCTCTCCCTGGTGTTCATCGTGGCCAGTCTCGGCGTGGGGCTGCTCATCTCCACGGTGGCCCGCAGTCAGGTGCAGGCCATGCAGCTCAGTTTCTTCTTCTTGCTGCCCAACATCCTGCTGTCGGGATACATCTTTCCCCGCGCCGCGATGCCCGAGCCGGCACAGTGGCTCGGGCTGTTGCTGCCGCTCACCTACTTTCTGGACATCCTGCGCGGGGTGCTGCTCAAGGGCATCGGCGTGGGTGACCTGCTTCGCCAATTGGGCGCGCTGTCCCTGTTGGCATTCGTGCTCTTTACCGTGAGCGTGAGACGGTTCTCCAAGACGCTCGACTGA
- a CDS encoding aldo/keto reductase yields MRYTTLGTTGLTVSRICLGCMTFGTPNWRPWVLSEADSRPFFQRAIEQGVNFFDTADMYSLGVSEEVTGRALREFGRLDELVIATKVNYPMSDGPNMRGLSRKHIVQGCEASLRRLGIDTIDLYQIHRFDPHTPIDETLGALEHLVQSGKVRYIGASSGWAWQFARALSASERRGWARFVSMQNHYNLLYREEEREMLPLCAAEGIGVMPWSPLARGLLAGSRASVSDRSASTRAATDTYGHTLYDDTVSWSVVDAVRRVAEARDIPMAQVALAWLLSKPTVTAPIVGASKLAQLDDAIAAVNVDLTADEIAQLEAPYRAQPVRGHD; encoded by the coding sequence ATGCGCTATACCACGCTTGGTACTACGGGACTCACCGTCTCCCGGATCTGCCTCGGCTGCATGACCTTCGGTACCCCAAACTGGCGGCCGTGGGTGCTGTCGGAGGCCGATTCCCGCCCGTTCTTCCAACGGGCGATCGAACAGGGCGTCAACTTCTTCGACACGGCCGACATGTATTCCCTGGGCGTGAGTGAGGAAGTGACGGGGCGCGCGCTACGGGAATTTGGCCGACTGGACGAACTGGTCATCGCGACCAAGGTGAACTACCCGATGTCGGACGGCCCCAACATGCGCGGACTCTCGCGCAAGCACATCGTGCAGGGGTGCGAAGCCAGTCTCCGACGGCTCGGCATCGATACGATCGATCTGTACCAGATCCATCGCTTCGACCCCCACACACCCATCGACGAGACGCTGGGGGCGCTGGAGCACTTGGTCCAGTCAGGCAAAGTGCGCTACATCGGCGCCAGCTCTGGGTGGGCGTGGCAGTTTGCTCGCGCGCTCAGCGCGAGCGAACGGCGTGGCTGGGCGCGTTTTGTGAGCATGCAGAACCACTACAACCTGCTCTACCGCGAAGAGGAGCGGGAAATGCTGCCCCTGTGTGCCGCGGAAGGCATCGGTGTGATGCCCTGGTCGCCGCTGGCGCGCGGTCTGCTGGCCGGATCCCGTGCCAGCGTGAGTGATCGCAGCGCGTCCACGCGAGCGGCCACCGATACCTATGGCCATACGCTGTATGACGATACGGTGAGTTGGTCGGTGGTGGACGCCGTGCGCCGCGTGGCCGAAGCCCGCGACATTCCGATGGCGCAGGTGGCACTGGCCTGGCTGCTCTCCAAGCCGACCGTGACGGCGCCGATCGTCGGGGCCTCCAAGCTGGCACAGCTCGACGATGCCATTGCCGCCGTCAACGTGGATCTTACCGCCGACGAGATCGCGCAACTCGAAGCGCCGTATCGGGCGCAGCCCGTTCGCGGACACGACTGA
- the msrP gene encoding protein-methionine-sulfoxide reductase catalytic subunit MsrP, translating to MLIRKPDDIASSEITPEGFYQNRRAFMGTVGAIALGSAVLPGVARAGAMQDDKVTPEEDATSYNNFYEFGTGKEDPKEQAKDFQPMPWSVNVEGMVKTPRPYTFDELLGKLPVQDRVYRMRCVEAWSMVIPWQGVQLKDVITRLQPLPSAKFIEFTTLLDPKRMPGQRRAVLPWPYKEALRMDEANNSLTLLATGMYGKALPNQNGAPLRLVTPWKYGFKGIKSIVKIRFTDKMPNTTWNDANPSEYGFYANVNPTVDHPRWSQGKERRIGEFLRRNTLMFNGYADQVASMYSGMDLRKNY from the coding sequence ATGCTCATTCGCAAGCCCGACGACATCGCCTCCTCGGAGATCACCCCCGAGGGGTTCTACCAGAACCGGCGTGCCTTCATGGGGACGGTCGGAGCTATCGCCCTTGGCAGCGCCGTGTTGCCAGGTGTGGCCCGTGCTGGCGCCATGCAGGACGATAAGGTCACGCCTGAAGAAGACGCGACGAGCTACAACAACTTCTACGAGTTCGGTACCGGCAAGGAAGATCCGAAGGAGCAGGCCAAGGATTTCCAGCCGATGCCATGGTCGGTGAACGTGGAGGGCATGGTGAAGACGCCGCGTCCCTACACCTTCGACGAATTGCTCGGCAAGCTGCCGGTGCAGGATCGGGTGTACCGTATGCGCTGCGTCGAAGCCTGGTCCATGGTGATCCCATGGCAGGGCGTGCAGCTCAAGGATGTCATCACCCGGCTGCAACCGTTGCCGAGCGCCAAGTTCATCGAGTTCACGACGCTGCTCGATCCCAAGCGCATGCCCGGGCAGCGCCGCGCGGTGCTGCCGTGGCCGTACAAGGAGGCGCTGCGCATGGACGAGGCGAACAACTCGCTCACCCTGTTGGCCACGGGCATGTACGGCAAGGCACTGCCCAATCAGAACGGCGCGCCGCTCCGTCTCGTGACGCCGTGGAAGTACGGCTTCAAGGGCATCAAGAGCATCGTGAAGATCCGTTTCACCGACAAGATGCCCAATACCACCTGGAACGACGCGAATCCCAGCGAATACGGTTTCTACGCCAACGTGAATCCGACCGTGGATCACCCGCGGTGGAGCCAGGGGAAGGAGCGCCGTATCGGTGAGTTCCTGCGTCGCAATACGCTGATGTTCAACGGCTACGCCGACCAGGTCGCGTCGATGTACTCCGGCATGGATCTGCGGAAGAACTACTGA
- a CDS encoding sulfite oxidase heme-binding subunit YedZ, which yields MKSRFPALEAPVRRWVRPALWLLVVLPVPMLVAQLLLNQLGADPIDKLERLSGLWALRFLAASLAVTPLMRLTGWGWLVAQRRFLGLAAFFWALGHLSVYTVLDWFFDWAEIGKDIVKHLYITLGMLAFVLMIPLALTSTKASIRRLGGVRWNRLHALVYVSAIAACFHFVWAVKKDITQPIFYGTVVAVLLAFRVVWRIDRRSSSRSVSGDTQSKPVG from the coding sequence GTGAAATCCCGTTTTCCTGCGCTGGAGGCGCCGGTCCGCCGTTGGGTGCGACCGGCGCTCTGGCTTCTGGTCGTGTTGCCGGTACCGATGCTGGTGGCGCAGCTACTGCTCAACCAGCTCGGTGCCGATCCGATCGATAAACTCGAACGGCTCTCAGGGCTGTGGGCCCTGCGGTTTCTGGCGGCGTCGCTGGCGGTCACCCCGCTCATGCGCCTGACCGGGTGGGGATGGCTGGTGGCTCAGCGCCGATTCCTCGGCCTTGCCGCCTTCTTCTGGGCGCTCGGGCACCTGTCCGTGTATACGGTGCTCGACTGGTTCTTCGATTGGGCCGAGATCGGAAAGGACATCGTCAAGCATTTGTACATCACGTTGGGGATGCTGGCCTTCGTGTTGATGATCCCGCTGGCCCTGACGTCCACCAAGGCTTCCATCCGGCGTTTGGGCGGCGTCCGATGGAATCGTTTGCATGCGTTGGTTTATGTCTCCGCGATTGCCGCGTGCTTTCATTTCGTGTGGGCAGTCAAGAAGGACATAACCCAGCCGATCTTCTATGGCACGGTGGTCGCTGTCCTCCTGGCATTCCGGGTGGTCTGGCGAATCGACCGGCGCTCGTCATCCCGATCCGTGTCCGGCGACACACAATCCAAGCCGGTGGGGTGA